GTTTATTGCTACATTCTTTCTCTCATCAAAATATATCTCTTTCATCATTTGTAAGTTTATTTCTCTGGCTTTATCAGTATTCCAGTTTCTAAACCCAGTGAAGAGTGTTTTTGATAATGTTGCTTGAGCACTCCAAGTATCAGCACTTGAATATACTCCTGTGTTTAAGTTGTTATATTGATATTCTTTCGGCTCTGATAAGTTAAGTCCGCCGCTTACTGTTAATGAAG
This window of the Brachyspira sp. SAP_772 genome carries:
- a CDS encoding TolC family protein, translated to MKNSFVFILIIXFNISLYSQSNENSTNSKISINLEQALDLAIENDKTLKQAEYDVRIAQTQKDASFSDLFLPSLTVSGGLNLSEPKEYQYNNLNTGVYSSADTWSAQATLSKTLFTGFRNWNTDKAREINLQMMKEIYFDERKNVAIN